In Euwallacea similis isolate ESF13 chromosome 5, ESF131.1, whole genome shotgun sequence, a single window of DNA contains:
- the hdly gene encoding uncharacterized protein hdly isoform X1 — MYSSTCQWKMFLKCLTVVGFHLMALQGVYSLDKSGSRVRKRSYNPWAVPVALNSISVYDAAKYFKPASHSISPPYYIPVYGAVGGSYIFYPPQQIYTNPGVPADNPSGTKEYQAPNYLPPNRVGVVNRVGGFDEYDDAPIWGTSKPPVVQMPLSGGQQKEYSLSPIPTRRPGASTPQRPPLVHEVTQGSTRKQLSTTPQPPSGPSNCVWAIVSCCSATSPTSTPHNCFEQRGCPGPFWGNSPCGGEFARAAIAAAVQYYDKNDAAAGK; from the exons GAAGATGTTTTTGAAGTGCCTGACAGTGGTCGGCTTCCACTTAATGGCCTTGCAGGGCGTATACAGCTTGGACAAGAGTGGAAGCAGGGTGCGGAAGAGAAGCTACAACCCTTGGGCAGTACCTGTTGCCCTTAACTCAATTTCCGTATACGATGCCGCAAAA TATTTCAAACCTGCTTCACATTCAATTTCCCCCCCTTACTACATTCCTGTCTATGGGGCAGTGGGGGGCAGCTACATCTTCTACCCCCCTCAGCAAATCTACACCAATCCCGGTGTTCCTGCCGACAACCCCAGCGGCACCAAAGAATACCAGGCGCCCAATTATTTGCCCCCAAATAGGGTGGGGGTAGTAAATCGGGTCGGAGGCTTTGATGAATATGACGACGCCCCCATTTGGGGCACCAGCAAACCTCCCGTGGTGCAAATGCCTTTAAGTGGAG GGCAACAAAAAGAGTATTCTCTTTCGCCTATTCCCACGAGGCGTCCTGGAGCTTCAACCCCCCAGCGGCCACCGCTAGTCCATGAAGTCACACAGGGATCTACACGGAAACAACTCTCAACCACCCCACAACCACCATCAGGCCCTAGCAACTGTGTATGGGCGATTGTTTCGTGCTGCTCAGCGACTTCCCCCACCAGCACCCCCCACAACTGTTTCGAGCAAAGGGGTTGCCCCGGACCTTTTTGGGGCAACAGCCCTTGCGGTGGGGAATTTGCGAGGGCTGCTATTGCAGCAGCTGTACAGTATTACGACAAGAATGATGCTGCTGCCGGGAAGTGA
- the hdly gene encoding uncharacterized protein hdly isoform X2 — MKMFLKCLTVVGFHLMALQGVYSLDKSGSRVRKRSYNPWAVPVALNSISVYDAAKYFKPASHSISPPYYIPVYGAVGGSYIFYPPQQIYTNPGVPADNPSGTKEYQAPNYLPPNRVGVVNRVGGFDEYDDAPIWGTSKPPVVQMPLSGGQQKEYSLSPIPTRRPGASTPQRPPLVHEVTQGSTRKQLSTTPQPPSGPSNCVWAIVSCCSATSPTSTPHNCFEQRGCPGPFWGNSPCGGEFARAAIAAAVQYYDKNDAAAGK; from the exons GAAGATGTTTTTGAAGTGCCTGACAGTGGTCGGCTTCCACTTAATGGCCTTGCAGGGCGTATACAGCTTGGACAAGAGTGGAAGCAGGGTGCGGAAGAGAAGCTACAACCCTTGGGCAGTACCTGTTGCCCTTAACTCAATTTCCGTATACGATGCCGCAAAA TATTTCAAACCTGCTTCACATTCAATTTCCCCCCCTTACTACATTCCTGTCTATGGGGCAGTGGGGGGCAGCTACATCTTCTACCCCCCTCAGCAAATCTACACCAATCCCGGTGTTCCTGCCGACAACCCCAGCGGCACCAAAGAATACCAGGCGCCCAATTATTTGCCCCCAAATAGGGTGGGGGTAGTAAATCGGGTCGGAGGCTTTGATGAATATGACGACGCCCCCATTTGGGGCACCAGCAAACCTCCCGTGGTGCAAATGCCTTTAAGTGGAG GGCAACAAAAAGAGTATTCTCTTTCGCCTATTCCCACGAGGCGTCCTGGAGCTTCAACCCCCCAGCGGCCACCGCTAGTCCATGAAGTCACACAGGGATCTACACGGAAACAACTCTCAACCACCCCACAACCACCATCAGGCCCTAGCAACTGTGTATGGGCGATTGTTTCGTGCTGCTCAGCGACTTCCCCCACCAGCACCCCCCACAACTGTTTCGAGCAAAGGGGTTGCCCCGGACCTTTTTGGGGCAACAGCCCTTGCGGTGGGGAATTTGCGAGGGCTGCTATTGCAGCAGCTGTACAGTATTACGACAAGAATGATGCTGCTGCCGGGAAGTGA
- the hdly gene encoding uncharacterized protein hdly isoform X3, giving the protein MFLKCLTVVGFHLMALQGVYSLDKSGSRVRKRSYNPWAVPVALNSISVYDAAKYFKPASHSISPPYYIPVYGAVGGSYIFYPPQQIYTNPGVPADNPSGTKEYQAPNYLPPNRVGVVNRVGGFDEYDDAPIWGTSKPPVVQMPLSGGQQKEYSLSPIPTRRPGASTPQRPPLVHEVTQGSTRKQLSTTPQPPSGPSNCVWAIVSCCSATSPTSTPHNCFEQRGCPGPFWGNSPCGGEFARAAIAAAVQYYDKNDAAAGK; this is encoded by the exons ATGTTTTTGAAGTGCCTGACAGTGGTCGGCTTCCACTTAATGGCCTTGCAGGGCGTATACAGCTTGGACAAGAGTGGAAGCAGGGTGCGGAAGAGAAGCTACAACCCTTGGGCAGTACCTGTTGCCCTTAACTCAATTTCCGTATACGATGCCGCAAAA TATTTCAAACCTGCTTCACATTCAATTTCCCCCCCTTACTACATTCCTGTCTATGGGGCAGTGGGGGGCAGCTACATCTTCTACCCCCCTCAGCAAATCTACACCAATCCCGGTGTTCCTGCCGACAACCCCAGCGGCACCAAAGAATACCAGGCGCCCAATTATTTGCCCCCAAATAGGGTGGGGGTAGTAAATCGGGTCGGAGGCTTTGATGAATATGACGACGCCCCCATTTGGGGCACCAGCAAACCTCCCGTGGTGCAAATGCCTTTAAGTGGAG GGCAACAAAAAGAGTATTCTCTTTCGCCTATTCCCACGAGGCGTCCTGGAGCTTCAACCCCCCAGCGGCCACCGCTAGTCCATGAAGTCACACAGGGATCTACACGGAAACAACTCTCAACCACCCCACAACCACCATCAGGCCCTAGCAACTGTGTATGGGCGATTGTTTCGTGCTGCTCAGCGACTTCCCCCACCAGCACCCCCCACAACTGTTTCGAGCAAAGGGGTTGCCCCGGACCTTTTTGGGGCAACAGCCCTTGCGGTGGGGAATTTGCGAGGGCTGCTATTGCAGCAGCTGTACAGTATTACGACAAGAATGATGCTGCTGCCGGGAAGTGA